The Mustela nigripes isolate SB6536 chromosome 4, MUSNIG.SB6536, whole genome shotgun sequence genome includes a window with the following:
- the HABP2 gene encoding hyaluronan-binding protein 2 — protein sequence MFASMSLLHILLLMVLAGKTAIGFSLMSLLLDPDPDWTPDYYENSYEEYNQEENSSNAPAYQENPDWYYMEDDPCLSNPCEHGGDCLVSGDTFTCSCPAPFSGNRCQNVQNKCKNNPCERGECLITQSPPYYRCACKHPYRGPDCSTAAPACRPNPCQNGGTCSRHRRRTKFTCTCHDQFKGRFCEIGPDDCYVGDGYSYRGKVSKTVNQHSCLYWNSHLLLQENYNIFMEDAETHGIGEHNFCRNPDGDKKPWCFIKVNSAKVKWEYCDISVCSALDVADPEGSPTEPLTKLPGFDSCGRTEMTEKKIKRIYGGFKSTAGKHPWQASLQTSLPLVTSMPQGHFCGGALIHPCWVLTAAHCTDIKTKHLKVVLGDQDLKKTEFHEQRFGVEKIFKYTHYNEREEIPHNDIALLKLKPVDGHCALESKYVKTVCLPDNIFPSGTECHISGWGVTETGEGSRHLLDAKVKLIANTLCNSHRLYDHMIDDSMICAGNLQKPGKDSCQGDSGGPLTCEKNGTYYVYGIVSWGLECGKKPGVYTQVTKFLSWIRATIQKEGSF from the exons ttctccCTGATGTCTTTACTCCTCGACCCGGACCCAG ATTGGACCCCTGACTACTACGAGAACAGCTACGAGGAATACAACCAGGAAGAGAACAGCAGTAACGCTCCTGCCTACCAGGAGAATCCCGACTGGTACTACATGGAGGATG ATCCGTGCCTGTCAAACCCCTGTGAACATGGCGGGGACTGCCTTGTCAGTGGCGACACCTTCACGTGCAGCTGTCCGGCCCCTTTCTCTGGAAACAGGTGTCAGAATG TGCAAAACAAGTGCAAGAACAACCCATGTGAACGGGGCGAATGTCTCATTACCCAGAGTCCTCCCTATTACCGCTGCGCCTGTAAACACCCTTACAGGGGACCCGACTGTTCCACAG CGGCTCCTGCGTGCAGGCCAAATCCCTGCCAAAATGGTGGCACCTGCTCCCGGCATAGGCGGAGAACCAAGTTCACCTGTACCTGCCATGACCAGTTCAAGGGGAGATTCTGTGAAATAG GTCCTGATGACTGCTACGTTGGTGATGGCTACTCCTACCGAGGGAAAGTGAGTAAGACAGTCAACCAACACTCATGCCTTTACTGGAACTCCCACCTCCTCTTGCAGGAGAATTACAACATATTTATGGAAGATGCTGAGACCCATGGAATTGGGGAGCACAACTTCTGCAG aaaccCAGATGGAGATAAAAAGCCATGGTGTTTCATCAAAGTCAACAGTGCAAAGGTGAAATGGGAGTACTGTGATATCTCAGTTTGCTCAGCCCTAG ACGTTGCTGACCCAGAGGGAAGCCCCACAGAGCCTCTGACCAAGCTTCCAGGGTTTGACTCATGCGGGAGGACCGAGATGACAGAGAAGAAGATCAAGAGGATCTATGGAGGCTTTAAGAGCACAGCGGGCAAGCACCCATGGCAGGCATCCCTGCAGACCTCATTGCCACTGGTCACCTCCATGCCCCAAGGCCACTTCTGTGGGGGAGCGCTGATCCACCCTTGCTGGGTGCTTACCGCTGCCCACTGTACCGA CATAAAGACCAAACATCTGAAAGTGGTGTTAGGGGACCAGGACCTGAAGAAGACAGAATTCCATGAGCAGAGATTTGGGGTGGAGAAGATCTTCAAGTACACTCACtataatgaaagagaagagattccCCACAATGACATTG CTTTGCTCAAGCTAAAGCCAGTGGATGGTCACTGCGCTTTGGAATCCAAATACGTGAAGACTGTATGTTTGCCGGATAACATTTTCCCTTCTGGGACTGAGTGTCACATCTCTGGCTGGGGTGTGACAGAAACTG GGGAAGGCTCCCGCCATCTCCTGGATGCCAAGGTCAAGCTGATTGCCAACACCTTGTGCAACTCCCACCGACTCTATGACCACATGATCGACGACAGCATGATTTGTGCAGGAAACCTGCAGAAGCCTGGGAAAGATTCCTGCCAG GGTGACTCTGGAGGCCCTCTGACCTGTGAGAAGAACGGCACCTACTACGTCTATGGGATAGTGAGCTGGGGCCTGGAATGTGGGAAGAAGCCAGGAGTCTACACCCAAGTTACCAAATTCCTGAGTTGGATCAGAGCCACCATCCAAAAGGAGGGTAGCTTCTAA